A region of Vitis riparia cultivar Riparia Gloire de Montpellier isolate 1030 chromosome 12, EGFV_Vit.rip_1.0, whole genome shotgun sequence DNA encodes the following proteins:
- the LOC117926667 gene encoding zinc finger CCCH domain-containing protein 5 isoform X1, with product MENQGMSRKEKRKAAKKQKRKQTRREAAVRLREEEEAKLNDPDEQERMRLMEQEEAERCEREKRKFEESERMWLEAAAERKRRKEAEEEERRKILEELEKKEVEKENELNEDDDWEYAEGPAEIIWQGNEIIVKKKRVRIAKKDVDQHSRKEEDTERPTSNPLPPQSEAFSDHNASIISSQQLFADVSEQIPNFGTEQDKDHCPFHIKTGACRFGQRCSRVHFYPDKSCTLLIKNMYNGPGLAWEQDEGLEYTDEEVERCYEEFYEDVQTEFLKFGEIVNFKVCRNGSFHLRGNVYVHYKSLDSAVLAYHSINGRYYAGKQVTCEFVGVTRWKVAICGEYMKSRFKTCSHGTACNFIHCFRNPGGDYEWADWDKPPPRYWVKKMVALFGLTDESGYDKEVKQESMGWRRSTSNAGTVDADRYHSRHSRSRESSYSHGESARRQFDENDAHKNVYHQRHTSNGRKRIKTHEERYEEEAHFGDNRYSRSRIHNVDSDGDLLRDRTRDREKHNDHRRKSSRQREKVLESPDDYGESKNKTHDSEGDWSDREGDKSGKHGHTRKSLKHQKEAMGVMDDLGGSNNSIHEPDSDGGWSDRDGDHDGHHDHTMKSLKNRSKMSEFSDDRNSKYRTDATDSDGDSSHRNRQGDRYHSHRRKSSRHWDEFSDDRNSKYRTDATDSDGDSSHRNRQGDRYHSHRRKSSRHWDEVSETADDDEDKRKRTRDTDPTGDWSDEVGERHQSKRRNCSRHWSDDHKETEKNVKDEFQGQEFDTEKPDVPRVQKHSHSSRKDGSNKEMISRADFISEDKKSNGNHEASSSDQHGRRSKSYNLDSRYHSDENIDKEGDWEPEKHRKSRREKSTSHKHHKYRDHEDYNKSKSRGGDRSIHRRHSTSLNNADSSEEYQDSENKDKRHGGKHQSSSHRRHSEKSNS from the exons GAAAGTTTGAGGAGAGCGAGAGGATGTGGCTCGAGGCGGCGGCGGAGAGGAAGAGGAGGAAAGAAGCGGAGGAGGAGGAGCGGAGGAAGATTCTGGAGGAGTTGGAGAAGAAGGAG GTTGAAAAGGAGAATGAGTTGAACGAGGATGATGATTGGGAATATGCAGAAGGGCCTGCAGAAATTATCTGGCAAGGAAATGAGATAATTGTCAAGAAGAAAAGGGTCAGGATTGCAAAGAAAGATGTGGACCAACATAGTAGAAAAGAG GAGGATACTGAGAGACCCACATCAAATCCTCTTCCTCCTCAATCAGAAGCATTTTCTGACCACAATGCATCAATAATTTCATCCCAACAGTTGTTTGCAGATGTTTCAGAACAAATCCCAAACTTTGGGACGGAACAG GATAAAgatcattgtcctttccatatCAAAACTGGAGCTTGTCGGTTTGGGCAACGTTGCAGCAGAGTTCATTTTTACCCTGATAAATCGTGCACACTTCTAATCAAGAACATGTACAATGGACCTGGCCTTGCTTGGGAGCAAGATGAAGGACTTGAG TATACAGACGAAGAGGTTGAACGCTGTTATGAGGAGTTTTATGAGGATGTACAAACAGAGTTCCTGAAGTTTGGAGAAATTGTGAACTTCAAG GTGTGCAGAAATGGTTCATTCCATTTGCGGGGCAATGTGTATGTACACTACAAGTCTTTGGATTCTGCTGTGCTGGCTTATCATTCAATAAATGGTCGCTATTATGCTGGCAAGCAg GTAACATGTGAGTTTGTTGGTGTGACCAGATGGAAAGTTGCCATATGTGGGGAGTACATGAAGTCCAGGTTCAAG ACGTGCTCTCATGGTACGGCATGCAACTTCATACACTGTTTCCGCAATCCGGGTGGAGACTATGAATGGGCCGATTGGGATAAACCGCCCCCAAGATATTGGGTGAAAAAGATGGTTGCTTTATTTGGGCTTACAGATGAATCTGGGTATGACAAAGAGGTGAAGCAAGAAAGCATGGGCTGGAGGAGGAGCACCAGCAATGCAGGAACAGTAGATGCAGATAG GTATCACTCTAGACATTCTAGATCCAGGGAGAGTAGTTACTCACATGGTGAATCTGCTAGAAGGCAATTTGATGAAAATGATGCTCATAAGAACGTGTACCATCAAAGGCACACAAGTAATGGTAGAAAACGAATCAAAACGCATGAGGAAAGATACGAAGAGGAAGCGCATTTTGGAGACAATCGGTATAGCAGGAGTAGAATTCACAATGTTGATTCTGATGGAGATTTGTTGAGGGACAGGACCAGAGACAGAGaaaaacacaatgatcacagaaGGAAAAGCTCAAGACAACGGGAAAAGGTATTGGAATCTCCGGACGATTATGGGGAGAGCAAGAACAAAACTCATGATTCAGAAGGAGATTGGTCTGATAGGGAGGGAGACAAGTCTGGAAAACATGGTCACACAAGAAAAAGCTTGAAGCACCAGAAGGAAGCAATGGGGGTCATGGATGATCTTGGAGGCAGCAACAACAGTATTCATGAGCCTGATTCTGATGGAGGTTGGTCAGACAGGGATGGAGACCATGACGGGCATCATGATCACACAATGAAAAGCTTGAAAAATAGGAGCAAAATGTCTGAATTCTCAGACGATAGGAACAGCAAGTACAGAACTGATGCCACTGATTCTGATGGTGATTCATCACATAGGAACAGGCAAGGAGACAGATACCATAGTCACAGGCGAAAGAGCTCAAGGCACTGGGATGAATTCTCAGACGATAGGAACAGCAAGTACAGAACTGATGCCACTGATTCTGATGGTGATTCATCACATAGGAACAGGCAAGGAGACAGATACCATAGTCACAGGCGAAAGAGCTCAAGGCACTGGGATGAAGTCTCAGAAACTGCAGATGATGACGAGGACAAAAGGAAGAGAACTCGTGATACTGATCCCACTGGAGATTGGTCAGATGAGGTTGGAGAAAGACACCAAAGTAAAAGAAGGAATTGCTCAAGACACTGGTCAGATGACCATAAGGAAacagaaaaaaatgtaaaagatgaATTTCAGGGTCAGGAGTTTGACACTGAAAAACCAGACGTACCAAGAGTCCAAAAACATAGTCACTCTAGCAGAAAGGATGGTTCAAACAAAGAGATGATTAGCAGAGCAGATTTTATAAGTGAGGATAAAAAATCAAATGGGAATCATGAGGCCAGCAGTTCAGATCAACATGGCAGGAGAAGTAAATCATACAATCTTGATTCAAGATACCACTCTGATGAAAATATTGACAAAGAGGGTGACTGGGAACCTGAAAAACACCGAAAATCTAGAAGAGAGAAAAGTACTTCTCATAAACATCACAAGTACAGAGACCATGAAGACTACAACAAGAGCAAATCAAGAGGTGGTGATCGGTCAATCCATAGGAGACACTCAACCAGCTTAAACAATGCAGATTCTTCTGAAGAGTATCAAGACTCTGAAAATAAAGACAAGAGGCATGGTGGAAAACATCAATCTAGTAGTCACAGGCGGCACAGTGAGAAATCTAATTCCTAA
- the LOC117926667 gene encoding zinc finger CCCH domain-containing protein 5 isoform X2, which yields MENQGMSRKEKRKAAKKQKRKQTRREAAVRLREEEEAKLNDPDEQERMRLMEQEEAERCEREKRKFEESERMWLEAAAERKRRKEAEEEERRKILEELEKKEVEKENELNEDDDWEYAEGPAEIIWQGNEIIVKKKRVRIAKKDVDQHSRKEEDTERPTSNPLPPQSEAFSDHNASIISSQQLFADVSEQIPNFGTEQDKDHCPFHIKTGACRFGQRCSRVHFYPDKSCTLLIKNMYNGPGLAWEQDEGLEYTDEEVERCYEEFYEDVQTEFLKFGEIVNFKVCRNGSFHLRGNVYVHYKSLDSAVLAYHSINGRYYAGKQVTCEFVGVTRWKVAICGEYMKSRFKTCSHGTACNFIHCFRNPGGDYEWADWDKPPPRYWVKKMVALFGLTDESGYDKEVKQESMGWRRSTSNAGTVDADRYHSRHSRSRESSYSHGESARRQFDENDAHKNVYHQRHTSNGRKRIKTHEERYEEEAHFGDNRYSRSRIHNVDSDGDLLRDRTRDREKHNDHRRKSSRQREKVLESPDDYGESKNKTHDSEGDWSDREGDKSGKHGHTRKSLKHQKEAMGVMDDLGGSNNSIHEPDSDGGWSDRDGDHDGHHDHTMKSLKNRSKMSEFSDDRNSKYRTDATDSDGDSSHRNRQGDRYHSHRRKSSRHWDEVSETADDDEDKRKRTRDTDPTGDWSDEVGERHQSKRRNCSRHWSDDHKETEKNVKDEFQGQEFDTEKPDVPRVQKHSHSSRKDGSNKEMISRADFISEDKKSNGNHEASSSDQHGRRSKSYNLDSRYHSDENIDKEGDWEPEKHRKSRREKSTSHKHHKYRDHEDYNKSKSRGGDRSIHRRHSTSLNNADSSEEYQDSENKDKRHGGKHQSSSHRRHSEKSNS from the exons GAAAGTTTGAGGAGAGCGAGAGGATGTGGCTCGAGGCGGCGGCGGAGAGGAAGAGGAGGAAAGAAGCGGAGGAGGAGGAGCGGAGGAAGATTCTGGAGGAGTTGGAGAAGAAGGAG GTTGAAAAGGAGAATGAGTTGAACGAGGATGATGATTGGGAATATGCAGAAGGGCCTGCAGAAATTATCTGGCAAGGAAATGAGATAATTGTCAAGAAGAAAAGGGTCAGGATTGCAAAGAAAGATGTGGACCAACATAGTAGAAAAGAG GAGGATACTGAGAGACCCACATCAAATCCTCTTCCTCCTCAATCAGAAGCATTTTCTGACCACAATGCATCAATAATTTCATCCCAACAGTTGTTTGCAGATGTTTCAGAACAAATCCCAAACTTTGGGACGGAACAG GATAAAgatcattgtcctttccatatCAAAACTGGAGCTTGTCGGTTTGGGCAACGTTGCAGCAGAGTTCATTTTTACCCTGATAAATCGTGCACACTTCTAATCAAGAACATGTACAATGGACCTGGCCTTGCTTGGGAGCAAGATGAAGGACTTGAG TATACAGACGAAGAGGTTGAACGCTGTTATGAGGAGTTTTATGAGGATGTACAAACAGAGTTCCTGAAGTTTGGAGAAATTGTGAACTTCAAG GTGTGCAGAAATGGTTCATTCCATTTGCGGGGCAATGTGTATGTACACTACAAGTCTTTGGATTCTGCTGTGCTGGCTTATCATTCAATAAATGGTCGCTATTATGCTGGCAAGCAg GTAACATGTGAGTTTGTTGGTGTGACCAGATGGAAAGTTGCCATATGTGGGGAGTACATGAAGTCCAGGTTCAAG ACGTGCTCTCATGGTACGGCATGCAACTTCATACACTGTTTCCGCAATCCGGGTGGAGACTATGAATGGGCCGATTGGGATAAACCGCCCCCAAGATATTGGGTGAAAAAGATGGTTGCTTTATTTGGGCTTACAGATGAATCTGGGTATGACAAAGAGGTGAAGCAAGAAAGCATGGGCTGGAGGAGGAGCACCAGCAATGCAGGAACAGTAGATGCAGATAG GTATCACTCTAGACATTCTAGATCCAGGGAGAGTAGTTACTCACATGGTGAATCTGCTAGAAGGCAATTTGATGAAAATGATGCTCATAAGAACGTGTACCATCAAAGGCACACAAGTAATGGTAGAAAACGAATCAAAACGCATGAGGAAAGATACGAAGAGGAAGCGCATTTTGGAGACAATCGGTATAGCAGGAGTAGAATTCACAATGTTGATTCTGATGGAGATTTGTTGAGGGACAGGACCAGAGACAGAGaaaaacacaatgatcacagaaGGAAAAGCTCAAGACAACGGGAAAAGGTATTGGAATCTCCGGACGATTATGGGGAGAGCAAGAACAAAACTCATGATTCAGAAGGAGATTGGTCTGATAGGGAGGGAGACAAGTCTGGAAAACATGGTCACACAAGAAAAAGCTTGAAGCACCAGAAGGAAGCAATGGGGGTCATGGATGATCTTGGAGGCAGCAACAACAGTATTCATGAGCCTGATTCTGATGGAGGTTGGTCAGACAGGGATGGAGACCATGACGGGCATCATGATCACACAATGAAAAGCTTGAAAAATAGGAGCAAAATGTCTGAATTCTCAGACGATAGGAACAGCAAGTACAGAACTGATGCCACTGATTCTGATGGTGATTCATCACATAGGAACAGGCAAGGAGACAGATACCATAGTCACAG GCGAAAGAGCTCAAGGCACTGGGATGAAGTCTCAGAAACTGCAGATGATGACGAGGACAAAAGGAAGAGAACTCGTGATACTGATCCCACTGGAGATTGGTCAGATGAGGTTGGAGAAAGACACCAAAGTAAAAGAAGGAATTGCTCAAGACACTGGTCAGATGACCATAAGGAAacagaaaaaaatgtaaaagatgaATTTCAGGGTCAGGAGTTTGACACTGAAAAACCAGACGTACCAAGAGTCCAAAAACATAGTCACTCTAGCAGAAAGGATGGTTCAAACAAAGAGATGATTAGCAGAGCAGATTTTATAAGTGAGGATAAAAAATCAAATGGGAATCATGAGGCCAGCAGTTCAGATCAACATGGCAGGAGAAGTAAATCATACAATCTTGATTCAAGATACCACTCTGATGAAAATATTGACAAAGAGGGTGACTGGGAACCTGAAAAACACCGAAAATCTAGAAGAGAGAAAAGTACTTCTCATAAACATCACAAGTACAGAGACCATGAAGACTACAACAAGAGCAAATCAAGAGGTGGTGATCGGTCAATCCATAGGAGACACTCAACCAGCTTAAACAATGCAGATTCTTCTGAAGAGTATCAAGACTCTGAAAATAAAGACAAGAGGCATGGTGGAAAACATCAATCTAGTAGTCACAGGCGGCACAGTGAGAAATCTAATTCCTAA
- the LOC117926667 gene encoding zinc finger CCCH domain-containing protein 5 isoform X3, translated as MENQGMSRKEKRKAAKKQKRKQTRREAAVRLREEEEAKLNDPDEQERMRLMEQEEAERCEREKRKFEESERMWLEAAAERKRRKEAEEEERRKILEELEKKEVEKENELNEDDDWEYAEGPAEIIWQGNEIIVKKKRVRIAKKDVDQHSRKEEDTERPTSNPLPPQSEAFSDHNASIISSQQLFADVSEQIPNFGTEQDKDHCPFHIKTGACRFGQRCSRVHFYPDKSCTLLIKNMYNGPGLAWEQDEGLEYTDEEVERCYEEFYEDVQTEFLKFGEIVNFKVCRNGSFHLRGNVYVHYKSLDSAVLAYHSINGRYYAGKQVTCEFVGVTRWKVAICGEYMKSRFKTCSHGTACNFIHCFRNPGGDYEWADWDKPPPRYWVKKMVALFGLTDESGYDKEVKQESMGWRRSTSNAGTVDADRYHSRHSRSRESSYSHGESARRQFDENDAHKNVYHQRHTSNGRKRIKTHEERYEEEAHFGDNRYSRSRIHNVDSDGDLLRDRTRDREKHNDHRRKSSRQREKVLESPDDYGESKNKTHDSEGDWSDREGDKSGKHGHTRKSLKHQKEAMGVMDDLGGSNNSIHEPDSDGGWSDRDGDHDGHHDHTMKSLKNRSKMSEFSDDRNSKYRTDATDSDGDSSHRNRQGDRYHSHRRKSSRHWDEVSETADDDEDKRKRTRDTDPTGDWSDEVGERHQSKRRNCSRHWSDDHKETEKNVKDEFQGQEFDTEKPDVPRVQKHSHSSRKDGSNKEMISRADFISEDKKSNGNHEASSSDQHGRRSKSYNLDSRYHSDENIDKEGDWEPEKHRKSRREKSTSHKHHKYRDHEDYNKSKSRGGDRSIHRRHSTSLNNADSSEEYQDSENKDKRHGGKHQSSSHRRHSEKSNS; from the exons GAAAGTTTGAGGAGAGCGAGAGGATGTGGCTCGAGGCGGCGGCGGAGAGGAAGAGGAGGAAAGAAGCGGAGGAGGAGGAGCGGAGGAAGATTCTGGAGGAGTTGGAGAAGAAGGAG GTTGAAAAGGAGAATGAGTTGAACGAGGATGATGATTGGGAATATGCAGAAGGGCCTGCAGAAATTATCTGGCAAGGAAATGAGATAATTGTCAAGAAGAAAAGGGTCAGGATTGCAAAGAAAGATGTGGACCAACATAGTAGAAAAGAG GAGGATACTGAGAGACCCACATCAAATCCTCTTCCTCCTCAATCAGAAGCATTTTCTGACCACAATGCATCAATAATTTCATCCCAACAGTTGTTTGCAGATGTTTCAGAACAAATCCCAAACTTTGGGACGGAACAG GATAAAgatcattgtcctttccatatCAAAACTGGAGCTTGTCGGTTTGGGCAACGTTGCAGCAGAGTTCATTTTTACCCTGATAAATCGTGCACACTTCTAATCAAGAACATGTACAATGGACCTGGCCTTGCTTGGGAGCAAGATGAAGGACTTGAG TATACAGACGAAGAGGTTGAACGCTGTTATGAGGAGTTTTATGAGGATGTACAAACAGAGTTCCTGAAGTTTGGAGAAATTGTGAACTTCAAG GTGTGCAGAAATGGTTCATTCCATTTGCGGGGCAATGTGTATGTACACTACAAGTCTTTGGATTCTGCTGTGCTGGCTTATCATTCAATAAATGGTCGCTATTATGCTGGCAAGCAg GTAACATGTGAGTTTGTTGGTGTGACCAGATGGAAAGTTGCCATATGTGGGGAGTACATGAAGTCCAGGTTCAAG ACGTGCTCTCATGGTACGGCATGCAACTTCATACACTGTTTCCGCAATCCGGGTGGAGACTATGAATGGGCCGATTGGGATAAACCGCCCCCAAGATATTGGGTGAAAAAGATGGTTGCTTTATTTGGGCTTACAGATGAATCTGGGTATGACAAAGAGGTGAAGCAAGAAAGCATGGGCTGGAGGAGGAGCACCAGCAATGCAGGAACAGTAGATGCAGATAG GTATCACTCTAGACATTCTAGATCCAGGGAGAGTAGTTACTCACATGGTGAATCTGCTAGAAGGCAATTTGATGAAAATGATGCTCATAAGAACGTGTACCATCAAAGGCACACAAGTAATGGTAGAAAACGAATCAAAACGCATGAGGAAAGATACGAAGAGGAAGCGCATTTTGGAGACAATCGGTATAGCAGGAGTAGAATTCACAATGTTGATTCTGATGGAGATTTGTTGAGGGACAGGACCAGAGACAGAGaaaaacacaatgatcacagaaGGAAAAGCTCAAGACAACGGGAAAAGGTATTGGAATCTCCGGACGATTATGGGGAGAGCAAGAACAAAACTCATGATTCAGAAGGAGATTGGTCTGATAGGGAGGGAGACAAGTCTGGAAAACATGGTCACACAAGAAAAAGCTTGAAGCACCAGAAGGAAGCAATGGGGGTCATGGATGATCTTGGAGGCAGCAACAACAGTATTCATGAGCCTGATTCTGATGGAGGTTGGTCAGACAGGGATGGAGACCATGACGGGCATCATGATCACACAATGAAAAGCTTGAAAAATAGGAGCAAAATGTCTGAATTCTCAGACGATAGGAACAGCAAGTACAGAACTGATGCCACTGATTCTGATGGTGATTCATCACATAGGAACAGGCAAGGAGACAGATACCATAGTCACAGGCGAAAGAGCTCAAG GCACTGGGATGAAGTCTCAGAAACTGCAGATGATGACGAGGACAAAAGGAAGAGAACTCGTGATACTGATCCCACTGGAGATTGGTCAGATGAGGTTGGAGAAAGACACCAAAGTAAAAGAAGGAATTGCTCAAGACACTGGTCAGATGACCATAAGGAAacagaaaaaaatgtaaaagatgaATTTCAGGGTCAGGAGTTTGACACTGAAAAACCAGACGTACCAAGAGTCCAAAAACATAGTCACTCTAGCAGAAAGGATGGTTCAAACAAAGAGATGATTAGCAGAGCAGATTTTATAAGTGAGGATAAAAAATCAAATGGGAATCATGAGGCCAGCAGTTCAGATCAACATGGCAGGAGAAGTAAATCATACAATCTTGATTCAAGATACCACTCTGATGAAAATATTGACAAAGAGGGTGACTGGGAACCTGAAAAACACCGAAAATCTAGAAGAGAGAAAAGTACTTCTCATAAACATCACAAGTACAGAGACCATGAAGACTACAACAAGAGCAAATCAAGAGGTGGTGATCGGTCAATCCATAGGAGACACTCAACCAGCTTAAACAATGCAGATTCTTCTGAAGAGTATCAAGACTCTGAAAATAAAGACAAGAGGCATGGTGGAAAACATCAATCTAGTAGTCACAGGCGGCACAGTGAGAAATCTAATTCCTAA
- the LOC117926667 gene encoding zinc finger CCCH domain-containing protein 5 isoform X4 — MENQGMSRKEKRKAAKKQKRKQTRREAAVRLREEEEAKLNDPDEQERMRLMEQEEAERCEREKRKFEESERMWLEAAAERKRRKEAEEEERRKILEELEKKEVEKENELNEDDDWEYAEGPAEIIWQGNEIIVKKKRVRIAKKDVDQHSRKEEDTERPTSNPLPPQSEAFSDHNASIISSQQLFADVSEQIPNFGTEQDKDHCPFHIKTGACRFGQRCSRVHFYPDKSCTLLIKNMYNGPGLAWEQDEGLEYTDEEVERCYEEFYEDVQTEFLKFGEIVNFKVCRNGSFHLRGNVYVHYKSLDSAVLAYHSINGRYYAGKQVTCEFVGVTRWKVAICGEYMKSRFKTCSHGTACNFIHCFRNPGGDYEWADWDKPPPRYWVKKMVALFGLTDESGYDKEVKQESMGWRRSTSNAGTVDADRYHSRHSRSRESSYSHGESARRQFDENDAHKNVYHQRHTSNGRKRIKTHEERYEEEAHFGDNRYSRSRIHNVDSDGDLLRDRTRDREKHNDHRRKSSRQREKVLESPDDYGESKNKTHDSEGDWSDREGDKSGKHGHTRKSLKHQKEAMGVMDDLGGSNNSIHEPDSDGGWSDRDGDHDGHHDHTMKSLKNRSKMSEFSDDRNSKYRTDATDSDGDSSHRNRQGDRYHSHRRKSSRHWDEVSETADDDEDKRKRTRDTDPTGDWSDEVGERHQSKRRNCSRHWSDDHKETEKNVKDEFQGQEFDTEKPDVPRVQKHSHSSRKDGSNKEMISRADFISEDKKSNGNHEASSSDQHGRRSKSYNLDSRYHSDENIDKEGDWEPEKHRKSRREKSTSHKHHKYRDHEDYNKSKSRGGDRSIHRRHSTSLNNADSSEEYQDSENKDKRHGGKHQSSSHRRHSEKSNS, encoded by the exons GAAAGTTTGAGGAGAGCGAGAGGATGTGGCTCGAGGCGGCGGCGGAGAGGAAGAGGAGGAAAGAAGCGGAGGAGGAGGAGCGGAGGAAGATTCTGGAGGAGTTGGAGAAGAAGGAG GTTGAAAAGGAGAATGAGTTGAACGAGGATGATGATTGGGAATATGCAGAAGGGCCTGCAGAAATTATCTGGCAAGGAAATGAGATAATTGTCAAGAAGAAAAGGGTCAGGATTGCAAAGAAAGATGTGGACCAACATAGTAGAAAAGAG GAGGATACTGAGAGACCCACATCAAATCCTCTTCCTCCTCAATCAGAAGCATTTTCTGACCACAATGCATCAATAATTTCATCCCAACAGTTGTTTGCAGATGTTTCAGAACAAATCCCAAACTTTGGGACGGAACAG GATAAAgatcattgtcctttccatatCAAAACTGGAGCTTGTCGGTTTGGGCAACGTTGCAGCAGAGTTCATTTTTACCCTGATAAATCGTGCACACTTCTAATCAAGAACATGTACAATGGACCTGGCCTTGCTTGGGAGCAAGATGAAGGACTTGAG TATACAGACGAAGAGGTTGAACGCTGTTATGAGGAGTTTTATGAGGATGTACAAACAGAGTTCCTGAAGTTTGGAGAAATTGTGAACTTCAAG GTGTGCAGAAATGGTTCATTCCATTTGCGGGGCAATGTGTATGTACACTACAAGTCTTTGGATTCTGCTGTGCTGGCTTATCATTCAATAAATGGTCGCTATTATGCTGGCAAGCAg GTAACATGTGAGTTTGTTGGTGTGACCAGATGGAAAGTTGCCATATGTGGGGAGTACATGAAGTCCAGGTTCAAG ACGTGCTCTCATGGTACGGCATGCAACTTCATACACTGTTTCCGCAATCCGGGTGGAGACTATGAATGGGCCGATTGGGATAAACCGCCCCCAAGATATTGGGTGAAAAAGATGGTTGCTTTATTTGGGCTTACAGATGAATCTGGGTATGACAAAGAGGTGAAGCAAGAAAGCATGGGCTGGAGGAGGAGCACCAGCAATGCAGGAACAGTAGATGCAGATAG GTATCACTCTAGACATTCTAGATCCAGGGAGAGTAGTTACTCACATGGTGAATCTGCTAGAAGGCAATTTGATGAAAATGATGCTCATAAGAACGTGTACCATCAAAGGCACACAAGTAATGGTAGAAAACGAATCAAAACGCATGAGGAAAGATACGAAGAGGAAGCGCATTTTGGAGACAATCGGTATAGCAGGAGTAGAATTCACAATGTTGATTCTGATGGAGATTTGTTGAGGGACAGGACCAGAGACAGAGaaaaacacaatgatcacagaaGGAAAAGCTCAAGACAACGGGAAAAGGTATTGGAATCTCCGGACGATTATGGGGAGAGCAAGAACAAAACTCATGATTCAGAAGGAGATTGGTCTGATAGGGAGGGAGACAAGTCTGGAAAACATGGTCACACAAGAAAAAGCTTGAAGCACCAGAAGGAAGCAATGGGGGTCATGGATGATCTTGGAGGCAGCAACAACAGTATTCATGAGCCTGATTCTGATGGAGGTTGGTCAGACAGGGATGGAGACCATGACGGGCATCATGATCACACAATGAAAAGCTTGAAAAATAGGAGCAAAATGTCTGAATTCTCAGACGATAGGAACAGCAAGTACAGAACTGATGCCACTGATTCTGATG GTGATTCATCACATAGGAACAGGCAAGGAGACAGATACCATAGTCACAGGCGAAAGAGCTCAAGGCACTGGGATGAAGTCTCAGAAACTGCAGATGATGACGAGGACAAAAGGAAGAGAACTCGTGATACTGATCCCACTGGAGATTGGTCAGATGAGGTTGGAGAAAGACACCAAAGTAAAAGAAGGAATTGCTCAAGACACTGGTCAGATGACCATAAGGAAacagaaaaaaatgtaaaagatgaATTTCAGGGTCAGGAGTTTGACACTGAAAAACCAGACGTACCAAGAGTCCAAAAACATAGTCACTCTAGCAGAAAGGATGGTTCAAACAAAGAGATGATTAGCAGAGCAGATTTTATAAGTGAGGATAAAAAATCAAATGGGAATCATGAGGCCAGCAGTTCAGATCAACATGGCAGGAGAAGTAAATCATACAATCTTGATTCAAGATACCACTCTGATGAAAATATTGACAAAGAGGGTGACTGGGAACCTGAAAAACACCGAAAATCTAGAAGAGAGAAAAGTACTTCTCATAAACATCACAAGTACAGAGACCATGAAGACTACAACAAGAGCAAATCAAGAGGTGGTGATCGGTCAATCCATAGGAGACACTCAACCAGCTTAAACAATGCAGATTCTTCTGAAGAGTATCAAGACTCTGAAAATAAAGACAAGAGGCATGGTGGAAAACATCAATCTAGTAGTCACAGGCGGCACAGTGAGAAATCTAATTCCTAA